Proteins encoded within one genomic window of Bacteroidales bacterium:
- a CDS encoding peptide MFS transporter, whose translation MESNTIQTENLSQPKGLWILSFTAIWERFSYYGMRAFLILYMANDIFNPENRRAHLGGLGFSDANAGFVYGTFTSMCYLLPLLGGFLADRYIGKRKSVIIGGFLIMIGHFTLALDLTTTSFFTGLILLAFGNGFFKPTCSSMIGDLYAPGDKRRDSGFTIYYMLFNGGAFFAPLLCGYFGETYGFRYGFMIAGFAMMTGLIIYMIAAQRFLGDIGKYPIYKQNKENKVENKPLTKIEKDRILVIWILLFFVTFFWAGFEQAGTTFNLYTDNFIDKTIFGWTMPTSWFQAINPVFIIILGSLFAALWVALAKKGKNPSTPVKMGIGMIALGIGFLFMVGAVMQRGGDNPDTAVKASLIWIIVTYLFHTIGELCLSPIGLSMVTKLAPAKYSSLFMGLWFTSSAIANFISGAIVSVVAKLGALSIFAGIAIFIGILGIIVIFMSKWLLKKMHGVD comes from the coding sequence ATGGAATCAAATACTATTCAGACAGAAAATTTATCACAACCAAAAGGATTGTGGATACTTTCATTTACAGCCATATGGGAACGCTTCAGTTATTACGGCATGAGAGCTTTTCTTATCCTGTATATGGCAAATGATATTTTTAATCCCGAAAATCGCAGGGCACATTTAGGTGGGCTGGGTTTTTCTGATGCTAATGCAGGCTTTGTTTATGGCACTTTCACCAGTATGTGCTATCTTTTACCTTTGCTTGGCGGGTTTCTTGCTGACCGTTATATAGGAAAAAGAAAATCGGTTATCATTGGTGGATTTTTAATTATGATCGGTCACTTCACCCTTGCGCTTGATTTAACAACAACATCATTTTTTACCGGACTTATTCTTCTTGCGTTTGGCAACGGATTCTTTAAACCTACCTGCTCATCAATGATTGGCGATCTGTATGCCCCCGGTGATAAACGTCGCGACAGCGGATTTACGATTTACTATATGCTTTTCAATGGAGGCGCATTCTTTGCTCCACTGCTTTGTGGTTATTTCGGAGAAACATATGGATTCAGGTATGGCTTTATGATTGCAGGATTTGCAATGATGACAGGGTTAATTATTTATATGATAGCTGCGCAAAGATTTTTAGGCGACATAGGTAAATACCCTATTTACAAACAGAATAAAGAAAATAAAGTTGAAAATAAACCTTTAACAAAAATAGAAAAGGACCGTATTCTTGTTATCTGGATTTTATTATTCTTTGTTACTTTTTTTTGGGCAGGATTCGAACAAGCAGGAACCACTTTCAATTTATATACCGATAATTTTATTGACAAAACCATTTTCGGATGGACCATGCCTACATCATGGTTCCAGGCTATAAACCCAGTATTCATCATTATTCTCGGTTCCTTATTCGCTGCACTTTGGGTTGCCCTTGCAAAAAAGGGAAAGAATCCTTCTACTCCGGTTAAAATGGGAATAGGTATGATTGCTCTTGGTATTGGATTTCTTTTTATGGTAGGCGCTGTAATGCAACGTGGTGGCGACAACCCTGACACCGCAGTTAAAGCAAGTCTTATCTGGATTATCGTTACTTATTTATTTCATACCATCGGGGAACTTTGCCTTTCTCCAATTGGTTTATCAATGGTAACTAAATTAGCTCCAGCAAAATATTCATCTTTATTTATGGGATTATGGTTTACCAGCAGCGCTATTGCCAATTTTATTAGCGGCGCTATTGTTAGTGTAGTTGCTAAACTCGGAGCATTATCAATTTTTGCAGGCATTGCAATTTTTATCGGGATATTAGGTATTATTGTAATATTCATGTCGAAATGGTTATTGAAGAAAATGCATGGAGTTGATTAA
- a CDS encoding OmpA family protein produces MIKKILLYLPLILLITNSAFSQSSDKIHWYSFEDGVKLNSATHKKVFIDIYTEWCGWCKVLDKNTFPDSTITRLMNKYFIAVKLDAERKDTIHFNGYDFINPNPETPRSPNQLASSLLKGRMSYPSMCYLDDSLRLITTVQSYLKPMELEPILEYIGSDKYLTITYDSFRLKYKPISGMTAAIKENSTATIILNFEEGKSTIPTNAYTKLDSLAGEMKKNSATKIEIKGYTDNSTVDIGNNQLSENRAKAVYDYLVNKGIESTRMNYTGYGQQNPIGENTTEEGRKKNRRVEITVSSK; encoded by the coding sequence ATGATAAAAAAAATTCTTTTATATCTCCCGTTAATCCTATTGATTACGAATTCTGCTTTTTCGCAAAGCAGCGATAAAATTCATTGGTATTCGTTTGAAGATGGAGTAAAACTCAACAGTGCTACACATAAAAAAGTTTTCATAGATATTTATACCGAATGGTGCGGATGGTGCAAGGTGCTTGATAAAAACACTTTCCCCGATTCTACTATTACCCGGCTAATGAATAAATATTTTATCGCAGTTAAACTGGATGCCGAACGAAAAGATACCATTCATTTTAATGGATATGATTTTATTAACCCTAACCCCGAAACGCCACGCAGCCCGAATCAACTGGCAAGTTCGCTGCTTAAAGGGCGCATGTCATATCCTTCCATGTGTTACCTCGATGATAGCCTTCGCCTTATAACTACCGTTCAAAGTTACCTGAAACCCATGGAGCTTGAACCCATTCTTGAATACATTGGCTCCGATAAATATTTAACTATAACTTACGACTCATTCCGTTTAAAATATAAACCTATATCAGGCATGACTGCTGCTATTAAAGAAAACTCAACTGCAACAATTATTTTAAATTTTGAAGAAGGCAAATCTACAATTCCAACAAATGCATACACTAAACTCGACAGTCTTGCCGGTGAAATGAAAAAAAATTCTGCAACAAAAATTGAAATAAAAGGGTATACCGATAATTCTACAGTTGACATTGGCAACAATCAATTATCCGAAAATCGCGCAAAGGCAGTTTATGATTACCTTGTAAACAAAGGCATTGAAAGCACACGAATGAATTATACCGGCTATGGTCAACAAAACCCCATTGGCGAAAATACCACAGAAGAGGGAAGAAAGAAAAACAGGAGAGTTGAAATTACAGTATCGTCGAAATAA
- a CDS encoding glycosyltransferase family 39 protein: MSSEIKKKFCNKIEFWIVIFFLIRLIGITNPPIEIGHNWRQATGLMVSRNFFETNSNILYPRIDDNEGGTGIIGMEFPIMNYIYSLIAKLFGYTHWYGRLINLIVSSIGIFFFYKIIKKYFDHKIAFSSAFCLIGSIWFAFSRKMMPDTFCISLMFIGIYYGTEYLEKGRYINIFLYLLFSSLGILSKIPAGIYFIVFIPLFFTRTNPKQKIILGLTTIIPLILTYTWYFIWNPYVSSKFGIWYNSGSDIQKGFYEVSSNIYMALEKFFISSFCSYIFISFFIFGIFLMLKKQNKRLIYVFTSILLIFIIYIFKSGSSFTHHSYYIIPFVPVMALVAGYSISQIKNKWLFIFIIFFGITESIANQQHDFFNKKTEMYKLELESIADSVSDKKDLIVINGNGNPQQIYLTHRKGWNCVNKKLSDSLFIEEIALQGCKYIFVNKHDYKEYLNYKIVFENYDYTVYEINSEKEYIEKNN, translated from the coding sequence ATGAGTTCTGAAATAAAAAAAAAGTTTTGTAACAAAATTGAATTTTGGATAGTAATCTTTTTTCTTATTCGGCTTATTGGCATCACTAACCCACCTATTGAAATAGGTCATAACTGGAGACAAGCAACAGGATTAATGGTAAGCAGAAATTTTTTTGAAACCAATTCAAATATCTTATACCCTCGTATTGATGATAATGAAGGTGGCACAGGGATAATTGGAATGGAATTTCCAATTATGAATTATATCTATTCTCTAATTGCTAAATTATTTGGTTACACTCATTGGTATGGACGATTGATAAACCTTATTGTTTCTTCAATAGGAATATTTTTCTTTTATAAAATAATTAAAAAATATTTTGACCATAAAATTGCATTCTCGTCGGCTTTTTGTTTAATTGGTTCGATATGGTTTGCTTTTTCAAGGAAAATGATGCCCGACACATTTTGCATATCATTAATGTTCATTGGAATTTATTATGGGACTGAATATTTAGAGAAAGGACGATACATAAATATTTTTTTATACTTACTATTTTCAAGCCTTGGTATTTTATCTAAGATTCCTGCAGGCATATACTTCATAGTTTTTATTCCTTTATTCTTTACCCGAACAAATCCAAAACAAAAAATAATTCTTGGACTCACGACAATCATACCACTTATACTTACATATACCTGGTATTTTATATGGAACCCTTATGTGTCAAGTAAATTCGGCATATGGTATAATTCAGGTTCAGATATACAAAAAGGGTTTTACGAAGTATCTTCAAATATTTATATGGCATTGGAGAAATTTTTTATTAGTTCTTTTTGTAGTTATATTTTTATTTCATTTTTCATCTTTGGTATTTTCCTGATGTTAAAAAAACAAAACAAAAGATTGATCTATGTTTTTACGTCAATTTTATTAATATTCATCATTTATATTTTCAAATCAGGTTCTTCTTTTACTCATCATTCATATTACATAATTCCATTTGTTCCTGTTATGGCTTTAGTTGCAGGGTATTCCATTTCTCAAATCAAAAATAAATGGTTATTCATTTTTATTATTTTCTTTGGAATTACAGAAAGTATAGCAAACCAGCAACATGATTTTTTTAATAAAAAAACGGAAATGTACAAACTCGAATTAGAATCAATTGCTGATAGTGTTTCGGATAAAAAAGATTTGATTGTTATCAATGGAAATGGAAATCCTCAACAAATTTATTTGACACACAGAAAAGGATGGAACTGTGTAAATAAAAAATTATCGGATAGTTTATTTATCGAAGAAATTGCCCTGCAAGGATGTAAATATATTTTTGTAAATAAACATGATTATAAAGAATATTTAAATTATAAAATTGTCTTTGAAAATTATGATTATACTGTTTATGAAATAAATTCAGAAAAAGAATACATAGAAAAAAATAATTAA
- the amrB gene encoding AmmeMemoRadiSam system protein B, with product MIQLVIINNSCNSQDKPSDKKTIDRKPAVAGQFYAGDKETLKKDLKYLFEKATPVTEKNVFAVICPHAGYIYSGSVAASAINQVDPDKEYEAVFVIGASHRYAFEGASVYNKGNFITPLDTVEVDTVIANKLVKSNAVFQFDADYHLPDHCIEVQLPFLQYHLKKKFKIVPILIGTADVTKLKKIAEILKPYLTEKNLFVISSDFSHYPKYADAVVNDKRTADAIALNSPKELMNTINANADKKIPELVTSLCGYDAVMTLLYMTENMKGITVKPVLYKNSGEVSKDSGSVVGYWAIAFSSDGKNKLNSENEFSLTQKDKEDLLKIARNTLETYIKKGNRPKIDTTGFSETIKQNCGAFVTLKEKGELRGCIGRFMPDKPLYQIVQDMAVSASTEDYRFDRVTNDELNKITIEISVLSPLKKIKSPDEFILGKHGIYIVKNGMSGTFLPQVADETEWTKEEFLGHCARDKAGIGWDGWKTADLYIYTAVVFGEDE from the coding sequence ATGATACAACTTGTTATTATTAATAATAGCTGTAATTCGCAGGACAAACCATCGGATAAGAAAACAATAGACCGTAAACCTGCAGTAGCAGGGCAGTTTTATGCCGGTGATAAAGAAACTTTAAAAAAAGATTTGAAATATCTTTTTGAAAAAGCGACACCTGTAACCGAGAAAAATGTTTTTGCTGTGATATGTCCTCATGCAGGTTATATATATTCAGGGAGTGTGGCAGCTTCGGCTATAAACCAGGTTGACCCCGATAAAGAATATGAGGCTGTTTTTGTAATTGGTGCAAGTCATAGATATGCATTTGAAGGGGCATCGGTATATAATAAAGGGAACTTTATTACTCCGCTTGATACAGTAGAAGTTGATACTGTCATTGCCAATAAGCTGGTAAAGAGCAATGCTGTATTTCAATTTGATGCCGATTATCATTTGCCTGACCATTGCATTGAAGTGCAATTACCTTTTTTGCAATATCACCTGAAGAAAAAATTTAAGATCGTTCCTATTCTTATTGGTACTGCTGATGTAACTAAACTGAAAAAAATTGCAGAGATACTGAAACCTTATCTTACTGAAAAAAATCTTTTTGTGATAAGCTCTGATTTTTCGCATTATCCTAAATATGCCGATGCTGTTGTGAATGATAAACGTACAGCCGATGCCATTGCTTTAAATTCGCCAAAGGAATTGATGAACACCATAAATGCAAATGCTGATAAAAAAATCCCTGAACTGGTTACCAGTCTTTGCGGGTATGATGCAGTGATGACATTATTATATATGACAGAAAATATGAAAGGCATTACAGTGAAACCCGTTTTATACAAGAACAGCGGTGAGGTGTCGAAGGATTCGGGCAGTGTTGTGGGGTATTGGGCTATTGCGTTTTCATCGGATGGAAAAAATAAACTAAACAGTGAAAATGAATTTTCATTAACGCAAAAAGATAAAGAAGACCTTTTGAAAATTGCACGCAATACCCTTGAAACATATATCAAAAAAGGTAATAGGCCTAAGATTGATACTACCGGTTTTTCGGAAACCATAAAACAAAACTGCGGAGCTTTTGTTACATTAAAAGAAAAAGGTGAATTACGCGGATGTATCGGACGATTCATGCCCGACAAGCCTTTATATCAGATTGTTCAGGATATGGCTGTTTCAGCATCTACCGAGGATTACCGGTTTGACAGAGTTACCAATGATGAACTGAATAAAATTACAATTGAGATCTCAGTATTGTCGCCATTAAAGAAAATAAAATCACCAGATGAATTTATTTTAGGAAAGCATGGAATTTATATTGTTAAGAATGGCATGTCAGGAACTTTTTTGCCACAGGTAGCTGATGAAACGGAATGGACAAAAGAAGAATTCCTTGGGCATTGTGCCCGCGATAAAGCCGGAATAGGCTGGGATGGCTGGAAAACAGCCGATTTGTACATTTATACTGCTGTAGTTTTTGGTGAAGATGAATAA
- a CDS encoding fused MFS/spermidine synthase, with amino-acid sequence MKSIKVNKEMVFIYGIIALGISSVVTQIIFIREFLNVFYGNELIFGIIMASWMLLTAIGAMLGKSSERIHKKEGFLIGFQLLSAIFPLLSIFLLRWLRNIIFPEGIMLSPMDGIMVSFTFLLPYCIVSGYLFTFFSITLSEKIKSNQISRVYYFDTLGSIIGGIVFNFFLVYFLNNLQVLYVLLIVNLTAAFAISLTFRKKRSTITLAIVTLAFLFLMFNYNLEKYTREKQYKNQELIYSNDTPFGNLVVTKTGNQLNFFENSMLLFSTDNYTENEEAVHYAMLQHQNPKKILLVSGGVNGLANEILKYNIDSIDYLEINPALVELGKKYTHNLESPKIHIKNEDARLFLKQTKEKFDVVIIELPAPNTAQLNRYYTLEFFKELKLKLNKDGVISFGLYSGSDYISPEIKNINSVLFNTLNKVFKNILIIPGNKNFFIASDGKLNPNITELVTQKGIDNLYVNPYYLDDNLIKDRMQYILRHIDKKTVVNKDFYPIVYFHQLRYWMSHFKSNYYYLLAVIMLITLILILRLKPVKLCLFTGGFASSSMEVVILVAFQIIYGYVYQVVGIIITLFMAGLAFGTYYVNKKIKNQSVNNFLKVQAAIAIYCFVLPLFILISAKLSSSFYVELFFIFLILILGILTGMSFSLASKTINKSIHHIAAEIYGADLFGSAIGALILSTFLLPLLGIFEACILTGFLNVLSGINLYFKRKNYSV; translated from the coding sequence ATGAAATCTATTAAAGTAAATAAAGAAATGGTTTTTATTTACGGCATTATTGCTTTGGGTATTTCTTCTGTTGTAACACAAATTATTTTCATCAGGGAATTCCTGAATGTCTTTTATGGCAATGAATTGATATTCGGTATCATTATGGCTAGCTGGATGCTGCTTACCGCTATAGGAGCAATGCTTGGAAAATCATCGGAAAGAATTCATAAGAAAGAAGGATTTCTTATTGGCTTTCAACTGCTATCGGCAATATTTCCTTTGCTTTCTATTTTCTTGTTACGTTGGTTGCGCAATATTATTTTCCCCGAAGGAATCATGCTGAGTCCAATGGATGGGATCATGGTTTCTTTTACATTCCTTTTGCCCTACTGTATAGTTTCGGGTTATCTTTTTACTTTCTTCAGCATCACCCTTTCCGAGAAAATTAAAAGCAACCAGATAAGCAGGGTTTACTATTTTGATACTTTAGGAAGTATTATTGGCGGGATCGTTTTTAATTTCTTCCTGGTGTATTTTCTGAATAACCTGCAAGTACTGTATGTTTTATTGATCGTTAATCTTACTGCTGCATTTGCTATTTCATTAACCTTCCGGAAAAAACGTTCAACTATAACACTGGCAATAGTTACACTTGCATTTTTATTTCTTATGTTTAATTATAACCTGGAAAAATATACCCGCGAAAAACAATATAAAAACCAGGAATTAATTTACTCCAACGATACACCTTTCGGCAACCTTGTTGTTACTAAAACCGGCAACCAGCTTAACTTTTTTGAGAACAGCATGCTTTTATTCTCAACCGATAATTATACTGAGAATGAAGAAGCTGTACATTATGCCATGTTGCAACATCAAAATCCAAAAAAAATATTACTTGTATCGGGCGGAGTAAATGGACTGGCTAATGAAATTTTAAAATATAATATTGACAGTATTGATTACCTTGAAATAAATCCGGCCCTTGTTGAACTGGGGAAAAAATATACACATAATCTCGAAAGTCCTAAAATACATATAAAGAATGAAGATGCCCGTTTGTTCCTGAAACAAACAAAAGAAAAATTTGATGTAGTGATCATTGAATTACCTGCTCCTAATACCGCACAGCTCAACCGTTATTACACCCTTGAATTTTTTAAAGAACTGAAATTAAAATTGAATAAAGATGGAGTAATATCATTCGGATTGTATTCTGGGTCCGACTATATCAGCCCTGAAATTAAAAATATCAATTCTGTATTATTTAACACATTAAATAAGGTCTTTAAAAATATTCTTATTATACCCGGAAATAAAAACTTTTTTATTGCTTCCGATGGAAAATTAAATCCCAACATAACTGAGCTGGTAACCCAGAAAGGAATTGACAACCTTTATGTAAACCCTTATTATTTAGATGATAACTTGATCAAGGATCGGATGCAATACATTTTAAGGCATATTGATAAAAAAACTGTAGTTAATAAAGATTTTTATCCTATTGTTTATTTTCATCAGCTTCGATACTGGATGAGCCACTTCAAAAGCAACTATTATTATTTATTAGCTGTTATTATGCTGATAACCTTAATATTGATTTTAAGGTTAAAGCCGGTAAAATTATGTTTGTTCACAGGTGGTTTTGCCTCATCATCCATGGAAGTGGTAATACTTGTTGCTTTCCAGATAATCTATGGATATGTATACCAGGTCGTCGGGATTATTATTACATTATTTATGGCAGGATTGGCATTTGGAACTTACTATGTAAATAAAAAAATAAAAAATCAATCTGTTAATAATTTTTTAAAAGTTCAGGCTGCAATTGCTATTTATTGTTTTGTGCTTCCGCTATTTATATTAATATCAGCAAAGTTGTCAAGTAGCTTTTATGTAGAATTATTTTTCATATTTTTAATACTTATTTTGGGTATACTTACAGGAATGTCTTTCTCGCTGGCTTCCAAGACAATAAATAAATCAATACATCATATTGCAGCCGAAATTTATGGAGCCGATTTATTTGGTTCAGCGATAGGAGCGTTAATATTATCTACTTTTTTATTACCTTTGCTCGGAATTTTTGAGGCGTGCATTCTAACTGGTTTTTTGAATGTTTTAAGTGGAATCAACCTGTACTTTAAACGTAAAAATTATTCCGTTTGA
- the amrS gene encoding AmmeMemoRadiSam system radical SAM enzyme, whose product MINRQLATDEQKKITKRDFLKKSLLGFGGMTACLSCTPLLSLANTRNSMTVTKRNDDITDLLKHSKEALYYESLPGKYTQCHLCPHACKLANGGRSFCRNKFNVEGKYYTIAYGNPCTYHIDPIEKKPLFHFFPQSEIFSLSTAGCNFRCLNCQNWTISQVGPDKTENENFSPEDIIKYCKKNSINSIAYTYAEPIAYYEYMLEIAKQANAAGIKNVFISNGYINEEPLNELSKYIDAASINLKSFQDSIYQDLNGGTLQPVLNTLLTLKKNSVWLEIINLIVPTWTDNMTMIKEMCQWLNKNGFNETPLHFSRFTPMYKLTNLPYTPVATLEEAIKTAIGEGLKYVYIGNVPGNEAENTFCPGCSKKIISRKGFKVIENHIKNGNCEYCSTAIAGIWE is encoded by the coding sequence ATGATTAACAGGCAATTAGCAACTGATGAACAAAAAAAAATTACCAAAAGAGATTTTTTAAAGAAAAGCCTGTTGGGTTTTGGCGGTATGACTGCCTGCTTAAGTTGCACACCTCTGCTATCGTTGGCAAACACAAGGAACAGCATGACTGTTACAAAAAGAAATGATGATATTACCGATTTGCTGAAACACAGCAAAGAAGCTTTATATTACGAAAGCCTGCCTGGTAAATATACTCAATGCCATTTATGTCCACATGCTTGTAAACTTGCTAACGGAGGAAGAAGTTTTTGCCGGAATAAATTTAATGTAGAAGGGAAATATTATACTATTGCTTACGGGAACCCTTGCACTTATCACATCGACCCTATTGAGAAAAAACCACTTTTCCATTTTTTCCCACAGTCCGAAATATTTTCATTATCAACAGCCGGATGTAATTTCCGCTGCCTTAACTGCCAGAACTGGACCATATCGCAAGTAGGTCCTGACAAAACAGAAAATGAAAACTTTAGCCCTGAAGATATTATAAAATATTGTAAGAAAAACAGTATAAATTCCATTGCATATACTTATGCTGAACCTATTGCCTATTACGAATACATGTTGGAAATTGCAAAGCAAGCAAATGCAGCCGGGATTAAAAATGTTTTTATATCAAACGGGTATATAAATGAAGAACCTTTAAACGAACTGTCAAAATACATAGATGCAGCAAGTATCAATTTGAAAAGCTTTCAGGATTCTATATATCAAGATCTTAATGGAGGAACTTTACAACCTGTACTTAACACATTACTTACTTTAAAAAAGAATAGTGTGTGGTTAGAGATTATAAACCTGATAGTTCCAACATGGACTGACAATATGACAATGATAAAAGAAATGTGCCAATGGTTAAATAAAAACGGTTTTAATGAAACCCCATTGCATTTTTCACGTTTCACGCCTATGTATAAACTTACTAATCTGCCATATACACCTGTTGCAACACTTGAAGAAGCAATAAAAACAGCAATTGGCGAAGGTTTGAAGTATGTTTATATAGGTAATGTACCTGGAAATGAAGCGGAAAATACTTTCTGCCCGGGATGTTCCAAAAAGATTATTTCAAGAAAAGGATTTAAAGTTATTGAAAATCATATAAAAAACGGCAACTGCGAATATTGCTCAACTGCAATTGCAGGCATTTGGGAATAA
- the dnaK gene encoding molecular chaperone DnaK, producing MGKIIGIDLGTTNSCVAVMEGSEPVVIPNSEGRRTTPSIVAFTENNERKVGDPAKRQAITNAKKTIFSIKRFMGETFDRVTKEIQRVSYEVVRGDNNTSRVKIDERLYTPQEISAMVLQKMKKTAEDYLGQEVTEAVITVPAYFSDSQRQATKEAGEIAGLKVKRIINEPTAAALAYGLDKKNRDIKVAVFDLGGGTFDISILELGDGVFEVKSTNGDTHLGGDDFDHEVINWLAEEFKSEYNVDLRKDPMALQRLKEASEKAKIELSSSTQTEINLPYIMPVDGVPKHLVRTLTRAKFEQLCDKLIQSTIEPCKKALADAGLNASQIDEVILVGGSTRIPAIQQLVEKFFGRTPSKGVNPDEVVAVGAAIQGGVLTGEVKDVLLLDVIPLSLGIETLGGVSTKLIESNTTIPTKKSEVFSTASDSQTSVEIHVLQGERPMAAQNRTIGRFHLDGIPPAPRGIPQIEVSFDIDANGILNVTAKDKATGKTQNIRIEASSGLTEDEIKKMKQEAEANADADKKAKEEIDKINHADGLIFQTEKQMKEYGDKIPADKKATIDSALAELKEAHKNRNFPAIDAATAKLNAAWQVASEEMYKATNQQQNTSQQQEPQEQPQNNKGNDSEVTDVDFEEVKN from the coding sequence ATGGGTAAAATTATTGGAATCGACTTAGGAACCACCAATTCATGTGTGGCTGTGATGGAAGGCAGCGAACCTGTTGTAATCCCCAACAGCGAAGGCAGAAGAACTACACCATCAATAGTAGCTTTTACAGAAAACAACGAACGTAAAGTTGGTGATCCTGCAAAACGTCAGGCTATTACTAATGCAAAGAAAACGATATTTTCTATTAAACGTTTTATGGGTGAAACATTTGATAGAGTCACAAAAGAAATTCAACGTGTATCTTACGAAGTAGTTCGCGGCGATAATAATACTTCTCGTGTTAAAATCGACGAAAGATTATATACTCCTCAGGAAATTTCAGCGATGGTTCTTCAAAAAATGAAGAAAACAGCTGAAGATTATCTTGGTCAGGAAGTAACCGAAGCAGTTATAACTGTTCCTGCTTATTTCAGCGATTCACAACGTCAGGCTACAAAAGAAGCTGGTGAAATTGCTGGACTGAAAGTAAAAAGAATTATCAACGAACCTACAGCAGCAGCTCTTGCATATGGTCTTGATAAGAAAAACAGGGATATTAAAGTTGCTGTTTTTGACCTTGGTGGCGGAACTTTCGATATTTCCATACTGGAACTTGGCGATGGTGTTTTTGAAGTAAAATCAACAAATGGTGATACTCACCTTGGTGGCGACGATTTCGATCATGAAGTGATTAACTGGCTTGCTGAGGAGTTCAAGAGCGAATATAATGTCGATTTGCGTAAAGACCCAATGGCTTTACAAAGACTTAAAGAAGCATCCGAAAAAGCAAAAATCGAGTTGTCCAGCAGTACTCAGACAGAAATCAATCTACCTTACATTATGCCTGTTGACGGTGTTCCAAAGCATTTGGTAAGAACACTTACACGAGCAAAATTTGAACAGCTTTGCGATAAACTGATACAATCAACAATTGAACCTTGTAAAAAAGCCTTAGCTGATGCAGGCTTAAATGCATCACAAATTGATGAAGTTATTCTTGTAGGTGGTTCTACACGTATTCCTGCTATTCAGCAATTAGTTGAAAAGTTTTTTGGAAGAACCCCTTCAAAAGGTGTAAATCCCGACGAAGTAGTGGCTGTTGGCGCTGCAATACAGGGAGGTGTTCTTACTGGTGAAGTAAAAGATGTTCTTTTACTTGATGTTATTCCATTATCATTAGGAATCGAAACACTTGGCGGTGTATCTACAAAATTAATAGAAAGCAATACAACAATACCTACAAAGAAATCAGAGGTATTTTCAACTGCATCGGATAGCCAGACATCAGTTGAAATACATGTACTGCAAGGTGAGCGTCCTATGGCTGCCCAGAATCGTACGATAGGTCGTTTCCACCTCGATGGTATTCCACCAGCACCACGTGGCATTCCGCAAATCGAAGTATCGTTTGATATTGATGCAAACGGAATACTTAATGTAACAGCTAAAGATAAAGCTACCGGTAAAACTCAGAATATCCGTATTGAAGCTTCATCAGGACTTACTGAAGATGAAATCAAAAAAATGAAACAGGAAGCTGAAGCTAATGCCGATGCTGATAAAAAAGCTAAAGAAGAAATAGATAAAATAAACCATGCTGACGGATTAATTTTTCAAACAGAAAAACAAATGAAAGAGTATGGCGATAAAATCCCTGCTGATAAAAAAGCTACTATTGATAGCGCTTTAGCGGAATTAAAAGAAGCACATAAAAACCGTAACTTCCCGGCAATTGATGCAGCTACTGCAAAACTAAATGCTGCATGGCAGGTTGCCAGCGAAGAAATGTATAAAGCTACAAATCAGCAGCAGAATACATCACAACAGCAAGAGCCACAGGAACAGCCGCAAAATAACAAAGGCAATGACAGCGAAGTAACTGATGTGGATTTTGAAGAAGTGAAAAACTAA